In Meleagris gallopavo isolate NT-WF06-2002-E0010 breed Aviagen turkey brand Nicholas breeding stock chromosome 3, Turkey_5.1, whole genome shotgun sequence, one DNA window encodes the following:
- the LOC104910170 gene encoding PHD finger protein 7-like isoform X2, whose protein sequence is MDCVVGNRSSYSTMVCPSCRRTWFHRTCIQRLALYAGVILHCPHCKDEDEFFDAVAAMGIRIPPRGPVWDDNLYAQKGDKSKRCNASVCCFPHGRERAGEGPWELLLCSSCAAQGTHRHCSNLRESTTTWACNTCAGEGTSSSCNVDSAGPSTAIQLGLGPFLSPTVSDSSSSCSITSQASSGPVHSSEVPESSVLPRQRTTEWRRVCSRLHRNDDASNEPQGCCGSRDAAEAAVLQP, encoded by the exons ATGGACTGCGTGGTGGGGAACAGAAGTTCATACAGCACCATGGTGTGCCCATCCTGCCGACGCACCTGGTTCCACCGGACCTGCATCCAG agACTGGCCCTGTATGCAGGCGTTATTTTGCACTGTCCCCACTGCAAAGACGAAGACGAATTTTTTGATGCAGTGGCCGCCATGGGGATCCGTATCCCACCCAG AGGACCAGTGTGGGACGACAACTTATACGCACAAAAGGGAGACAAGAGCAAGCGCTGCAATGCCAGTGTGTGCTGTTTCCCACACGGCAGGGAGCGGGCAGGAGAGGG GCCCTGGGaactgctcctctgcagctcctgtgctgcacAAGGCACCCATCGGCACTGTTCCAATTTGAGAGAGAGCACAACCACGTGGGCGTGCAACACCTGTGCTGGAGAGGGCACCT CCTCCAGCTGCAACGTGGACAGTGCTGGCCCCAGCACCGCCATCCAGCTGGGACTGGGGCCTTTCCTAAGCCCCACGGTGTcggacagcagcagcagctgcagtatCACCAGCCAGGCATCATCAGGTCCAGTTCACAGTTCCGAGGTGCCTGAGAGCAGCGTCCTGCCCAGACAGCGCACGACAGAATGGAGGAGAGTCTGCTCGCGTTTACATCGCAATGATGACGCGAGCAATGAGCCCCAGGGATGCTGCGGAAGCAGggatgctgcagaagcagctgtgctgcagccctga
- the LOC104910170 gene encoding PHD finger protein 7-like isoform X1 encodes MDCVVGNRSSYSTMVCPSCRRTWFHRTCIQVGALPLPSGEHQAPLTLTLLVFLLQRLALYAGVILHCPHCKDEDEFFDAVAAMGIRIPPRGPVWDDNLYAQKGDKSKRCNASVCCFPHGRERAGEGPWELLLCSSCAAQGTHRHCSNLRESTTTWACNTCAGEGTSSSCNVDSAGPSTAIQLGLGPFLSPTVSDSSSSCSITSQASSGPVHSSEVPESSVLPRQRTTEWRRVCSRLHRNDDASNEPQGCCGSRDAAEAAVLQP; translated from the exons ATGGACTGCGTGGTGGGGAACAGAAGTTCATACAGCACCATGGTGTGCCCATCCTGCCGACGCACCTGGTTCCACCGGACCTGCATCCAGGTAGGAGCCCTCCCCTTGCCCAGTGGGGAGCATCAGGCACCGCTCACGCTCACGCTACttgtgtttctgctgcagagACTGGCCCTGTATGCAGGCGTTATTTTGCACTGTCCCCACTGCAAAGACGAAGACGAATTTTTTGATGCAGTGGCCGCCATGGGGATCCGTATCCCACCCAG AGGACCAGTGTGGGACGACAACTTATACGCACAAAAGGGAGACAAGAGCAAGCGCTGCAATGCCAGTGTGTGCTGTTTCCCACACGGCAGGGAGCGGGCAGGAGAGGG GCCCTGGGaactgctcctctgcagctcctgtgctgcacAAGGCACCCATCGGCACTGTTCCAATTTGAGAGAGAGCACAACCACGTGGGCGTGCAACACCTGTGCTGGAGAGGGCACCT CCTCCAGCTGCAACGTGGACAGTGCTGGCCCCAGCACCGCCATCCAGCTGGGACTGGGGCCTTTCCTAAGCCCCACGGTGTcggacagcagcagcagctgcagtatCACCAGCCAGGCATCATCAGGTCCAGTTCACAGTTCCGAGGTGCCTGAGAGCAGCGTCCTGCCCAGACAGCGCACGACAGAATGGAGGAGAGTCTGCTCGCGTTTACATCGCAATGATGACGCGAGCAATGAGCCCCAGGGATGCTGCGGAAGCAGggatgctgcagaagcagctgtgctgcagccctga